Proteins from a single region of Argiope bruennichi chromosome 6, qqArgBrue1.1, whole genome shotgun sequence:
- the LOC129972502 gene encoding uncharacterized protein LOC129972502, with product MSEVKLKYTVCFMDDGRSRPEFVSQATNFFNNLQQNKFIHSVISEEVKQCSREFNYDSDLYEINFTIVCKNVQKNSDIESFASSISKEWCDNARSNQYLHWLLPERSNSFGLSHKSHCGEAKASEFAFGTMPDMKNFVQCYAFCQRGSSSSILCSFSHLQRHFILYISNKHKSDCTHTGEMGHKMRINYDSLLRIVADVDPSKPAAELFLHMEHPPLIYVTHRNKKQSIPDNISLEDSEPLSRRISKAKEMQYSTDKFERTFSLGCTCNHTFCDSRLKIGKAPVLKIVIQDKFQARWLINQLILRRADKTEICLSSMNTVKIHDSLKDFKKFPLFSSTQNSADSDDQFNCEYAWRSLNSKSLFIFHQIVLKSQLVSNYVSDLKHELSRCASKNPTAVAKALLDLSDMVDKGIMFIFHSVFKKKFNYFCEFIELNKLPKGMCYVRRVIITPSKVIFFRPYEHFDNRIIRKFGVEYMLRVSIQDDNFEKLTFAVQYNSQKESIMKEVVSKILNSGIAIGSRNYEVLACSSSQLREHGLWMYAKDKHGNTASTIRKWMGDFSAIKNVPKYMARMGQCLSTTEEGVQVSLDADSEVHLDEIKSRNKRYTFSDGIGMISIDLANEVRSALKKNRGLDEDEFHFYKPSAFQIRYKGCKGMVAEYSNLQGRAIGIRPSMNKFECKTSDQLEIVKTSAPRRLFLNKHLITILEQMGIPKETFLDLQSDMMIHLLDSLMNESSAASLLAKTLQMDFPFEDLHKAGISLTNEPFFRSLLLLVFKSYSAKLQSSMRIAIPQKYGRNMLGVLDETGSLKYGQVFVQYSVSTTYPNSPVKILKGDVIITKNPCLHPGDVRKLTAVDVKALHHIKDCIVFPAEGKRPHPDEMAGSDLDGDEFVVLWYPDLIFERKNFKPMDYPVYEETFISDKIELKDMVNFFCEYIQNDCIGSFANAHLMWADYLKDGIFSRKCMNIAKQYPYVLDFAKHGTTKYLKKSERPDQYPDFMQKGLTANTYYSKRALGSLYRSSRVLDACSSKITLPDMSNFETPYDSDLMYPGWEQFESSAEKHKQMYTDMVNEILHRYGISTEAEALTGFVDLKFAKKWRQEKSDAVKVIKSYMRSIMQRFRCIFLKEVQTDMENDESNAEIKKYQRASAWYMIVYGKAKKTALSFPWIVSDVLIKIKLNKNTQAIQYSNFVYDIDSDIKSCVSSGIIKCDSFDLSDSCECRYLTESILFKWLSHSKLNIGSGEKQFVCKSCFDRIIAYFHASSNIYCCSSSDKKACKCSDICSPTKLILEFLKFFIKKINSTIGKCSENCDGFIARNLQELSLQTLSYLAITRNIYYLGLNFKTENFTKSACLEERLTGMFEEGSPLKIPVKTEVLKNVIENYRDEVIAYLEKNSGVHHIVLQPDSDLHDNLCIIVNSLGKTWQRWNLEEILLDPDFTDKILCALDIDSSNI from the exons ATGtctgaagtaaaattaaaatatactgtttGTTTTATGGATGATGGAAGATCAAGACCTGAATTTGTTTCTCAAGCtactaacttttttaataatctgcAACAAAACAAATTTATCCATTCTGTTATTTCTGAAGAAGTTAAACAATGTTCCCGAGAATTCAATTATGATAGTGatctgtatgaaataaattttactatagtTTGTAAAAATGTGCAAAAGAATAGTGATATTGAAAGCTTTGCATCATCCATAAGTAAGGAATGGTGTGACAATGCAAGAAGTAATCAATATTTGCATTGGCTCTTACCTGAGAGAAGCAACAGTTTTGGTTTAAGTCACAAAAGTCATTGTGGTGAAGCAAAAGCTTCAGAATTTGCATTTGGAACTATGCCTGATATGAAGAATTTTGTGCAGTGTTATGCTTTTTGTCAAAGAGGATCTTCATCATCAATCTTATGCTCGTTTTCACACTTACAaagacattttattctttatatatctaATAAGCACAAGAGTGATTGCACACACACTGGAGAGATGGGCCACAAGATGAGAATTAATTACGATTCTCTTTTAAGGATTGTAGCTGATGTTGATCCTTCTAAGCCAGCTGCAGAACTTTTTTTGCACATGGAACATCCACCATTAATTTATGTAACACATCGAAATAAAAAACAGTCTATACCAGATAACATTAGCCTGGAAGATTCTGAACCTCTGTCTCGTCGTATATCTAAAGCTAAAGAAATGCAATACAGTACAGATAAATTTGAGAGAACTTTTAGCTTGGGCTGTACTTGTAACCATACATTTTGTGATAGTCGTTTAAAGATAGGCAAGGCTCCTGTTTTAAAGATTGTCATCCAAGATAAGTTTCAAGCAAGATGGTTAATAAATCAACTGATTCTAAGACGTGCAGATAAGACAGAAATATGCTTATCGTCAATGAATACTGTAAAGATTCACGATTCTTTGaaggactttaaaaaatttcctttattttcaagtACCCAAAATTCTGCTGACTCTGATGATCAGTTTAATTGTGAATATGCTTGGAGGTCCTTAAATTCGAAATCTCTGTTTATTTTCCATCAGATAGTACTAAAAAGTCAACTTGTATCAAATTATGTTAGTGATTTAAAGCATGAACTTTCACGTTGTGCATCTAAGAATCCAACTGCTGTTGCTAAGGCCTTACTTGATTTATCTGATATGGTAGATAAAGGTATAATGTTCATTTTCCactcagtttttaaaaagaaatttaattacttttgtgaatttattgaattaaacaaacTTCCTAAAGGTATGTGCTATGTTCGCCGTGTTATCATTACGCCatctaaagttattttttttcgaCCCTATGAACATTTTGACAATCGTATCATCAGAAAATTTGGTGTTGAATATATGCTCCGTGTATCTATTCAGGATGACAATTTCGAAAAATTGACCTTTGCTGTTCAGTACAATTCACAAAAAGAATCTATCATGAAAGAAGTGgtcagtaaaattttgaatagtggCATAGCAATTGGGTCTAGAAATTATGAGGTGTTAGCTTGTTCGTCAAGTCAACTTCGTGAGCATGGATTATGGATGTATGCTAAGGACAAGCATGGGAATACTGCCTCAACCATTCGGAAGTGGATGGGTGATTTTAGTGCAATAAAAAATGTTCCCAAATACATGGCCAGAATGGGTCAGTGTTTGTCAACTACTGAAGAAGGGGTTCAAGTTAGTCTAGATGCTGACAGTGAGGTCCATTTAGATGAAATAAAGTCAAGAAATAAGCGATATACTTTCTCTGATGGCATTGGTATGATATCGATTGACTTGGCTAATGag gTTCGATCTGCTTTAAAGAAAAATCGAGGTCTTGATGAAGATGAATTTCACTTTTATAAGCCTTCAGCCTTTCAAATTCGTTACAAAGGCTGCAAGGGTATGGTAGCTGAATACTCCAATTTACAAGGGCGAGCTATTGGAATACGACCAAGCATGAACAAATTTGAATGTAAAACATCTGATCAGTTGGAAATTGTTAAGACAAGTGCACCAC GAAGGCTGTTTTTGAATAAACACCTTATAACAATCCTGGAACAAATGGGGATCCCAAAAGAAACATTTCTAGATTTGCAAAGTGACATGATGATACATTTATTAGATTCATTAATGAATGAAAGTTCTGCTGCTTCACTTCTGGCTAAGACTTTACAGATGGATTTTCCTTTTGAAGATTTGCATAAAGCTGGCATTTCTCTCACTAATGAACCATTCTTCAGATCATTATTGCTTTTAGTTTTCAAATCTTATTCTG cgAAATTGCAATCCAGTATGAGAATTGCCATTCCACAAAAGTATGGGAGGAATATGCTAGGTGTATTGGATGAAACTGGATCTTTAAAATACGGCCAAGTCTTTGTCCAATATAGTGTTAGTACTACTTACCCAAATTCACCTGTAAAAATTCTTAAAG gTGATGTGATAATCACAAAAAATCCTTGTCTTCATCCTGGTGATGTGCGTAAGCTAACTGCTGTTGATGTTAAAGCTCTGCATCATATTAAGGATTGTATTGTTTTTCCTGCTGAGGGCAAAAGACCACATCCTGATGAAATGGCAG GCTCAGATTTGGACGGAGATGAATTTGTTGTTCTGTGGTATCCAGATTTGATTTTTGAacgaaaaaattttaaacctatGGATTATCCAGTTTATGAAGAAACATTCATCTCTGATAAAATTGAG cttaaaGACATGGTGAATTTCTTTTgtgaatatattcaaaatgattGCATTGGTTCGTTTGCTAATGCACATCTAATGTGGGCCGATTATCTTAAAGATGGTATTTTCTCACGGAAATGTATGAATATTGCAAAGCAGTATCCCTATGTTTTGGATTTTGCCAAGCATGGTACTACAAAATACTTGAAGAAATCAGAAAGGCCTGATCAGTATCCCGATTTTATGCAAAAAGGCTTAACTGCCAATACCTATTACTCAAAAAGAGCCCTTGGATCTCTTTATCGTTCTTCAAGGGTATTGGATGCTTGCTCTAGTAAAATCACTTTACCAGACATGTCCAATTTTGAAACTCCATATGATTCTGACTTGATGTATCCAGGCTGGGAACAGTTTGAGTCATCAGCAGAGAAGCACAAACAAATGTACACAGATATGGTCAATGAAATTCTGCATAGATACGGTATTAGTACTGAGGCTGAAGCACTTACTGGTTTTGTAGATttgaaatttgctaaaaaatgGCGACAAGAAAAGTCTGATGCAGTAAAAGTAATTAAGTCTTACATGAGAAGTATTATGCAGAGGTTTAGgtgtatttttcttaaagaagTGCAGACGGATATGGAAAATGATGAAtcaaatgctgaaataaaaaaatatcaaagagcGTCTGCTTGGTATATGATTGTTTATGGGAAGGCAAAAAAGACAGCACTCAGTTTTCCTTGGATAGTAAGTGATgttcttatcaaaataaaattaaataagaataccCAAGCAATTCAATATAGCAATTTTGTATATGATATTGATTCAGATATTAAATCGTGTGTCTCATCTGGCATTATAAAATGTGATTCATTTGATTTATCAGATTCATGTGAATGTAGATATTTAACTGAATCCATTTTGTTTAAATGGCTttctcattcaaaattaaatattggttCGGGCGAAAAACAATTTGTATGCAAAAGTTGTTTTGATAGAATCATTGCTTACTTCCATGCGAGTTCCAATATCTATTGCTGCAGTTCATCTGATAAAAAGGCTTGTAAATGCTCTGATATTTGTTCGCCAACTAAACTTATTttggaatttctgaaatttttcattaagaagATCAATAGCACTATTGGAAAATGTAGTGAAAACTGTGATGGCTTTATAGCTAGAAATCTCCAAGAATTATCGCTTCAAACTCTTTCATACTTAGCTATAACTCGCAATATATATTATCTCGGTTTAAACttcaaaactgagaattttaCAAAAAGTGCTTGTTTAGAGGAACGGTTAACCGGCATGTTTGAGGAAGGCAGTCCATTGAAAATTCCAGTTAAAACAGAAGTTTTAAAGAATGTGATTGAAAATTACAGAGATGAAGTGATTgcctatttagaaaaaaattctggtGTGCATCATATTGTTCTGCAGCCTGATAGTGATCTGCatgataatttatgtattattgtaAATTCCTTGGGAAAGACATGGCAGAGATGGAatctagaagaaattttattagacCCAGATTTCACCGATAAAATTTTATGTGCACTGGATATTGATAGctctaatatttga